A genomic stretch from Malus domestica chromosome 15, GDT2T_hap1 includes:
- the LOC103425390 gene encoding probable leucine-rich repeat receptor-like protein kinase At1g35710: protein MISLSFHKVCSLAYCLILYIPLLSSPSHVAFATTEAEALLKWKATFQNQTHLQNLTSWTYSPSNNGTTNSSSNSKAQVPPCFWTGISCNAAGSVIAINLTNSNIQGTLHDFSFMSFPNLEYLNLGVNNLFDAIPPQISSLSKLNNLNLCNNRFFGSIPQEIGNLKSLMDLDLSENQLSGSIPASVGNLTNLNYLYLYKNNLSGSIPKKIGNLKSLANLNLSENQLNGSIPTSVGDLTNLTLLSLFDNNLSGSIPKEIGNLKSLVWLSLYKNPLSGSIPTSIGDLTNLTLLHLYKNNLSGSIPKEIGNLRSLTDLDLSENQLNGLIPLSIRDLTNLTFLNLFKNNLFGSIPKEIGNLKSLANLDLSENQLNGSISTSIGDLTNLTFLNLFKNNLSGSVPASIGNLTNLESLLLCVNQLSGPIPQEIENLKNLTALLLYNNHFSGYLPHSICSGGLLRNFSISNNHLTGPIPKSLKFCTSLFRVRLDGNKLTGNMSEDFGVYPNLYFMDMSHNNLYGEISQTWGQCPQLETLLIAGNNLTGSIPPNIVNAQKLHELDLSSNRLVGAIPKGFRRMTSLLKLMLNGNQLSGPIPLEFGSLIDLEYLDLSSNKFNELVPSNLGAFLKLHHLNLSNNNFSQGIPPELGKLVQLNELDLSYNSLEGSIPPEIANMESLETLNLSHNNLSRFIPSSIEGMLGLLYVDISYNELEGPLPNNKAFQEAPPEAVQGNKGLCGNITSLQPCTHGSRKNHKWVFVISFTLLSAVFLLCAFFTIVFVVERKKKYRDKGGKNIHEEVSFSVLNFDGMSMYEEIIRATENFDSIYCIGRGGHGSVYKANLSSTVIVAVKKLHHLWDGEKNLEEGFLNEIRALTEVRHRNIVKPYGFCLHQRHSFLVCEFLERGSLAKILSEDEKAKEVGWRKRVNIVNGIANALAYMHHDVVPPIVHRDISSKNILLDFEYEALVSDFGTAKFLNRDSTNWTAVAGTYGYIAPELAYTMEVNDKCDVYSFGVVALETIMGRHPGDFFSSFSTMPYSFSSSSSALLVHQMPIMDVLDQRILPPTHQEAGEVLSLVKIVFSCLHPSPQSRPTMKQVSQLLSTQKLHLSKPLRMITCGELLTLDPLTA from the exons ATGATATCTTTATCTTTTCACAAAGTATGCTCTCTGGCTTACTGCCTTATCTTATACATACCTCTTCTTTCATCGCCAAGTCACGTTGCCTTTGCTACTACTGAAGCAGAAGCACTTCTCAAATGGAAAGCCACCTTTCAAAACCAAACCCATCTCCAAAATCTCACCTCTTGGACTTACTCTCCCAGTAATAATGGCACCACCAATTCTTCAAGCAATTCCAAAGCGCAAGTACCTCCATGCTTCTGGACTGGTATTTCATGCAATGCTGCAGGAAGTGTCATTGCAATAAACCTTACCAATTCCAATATACAAGGTACGCTACATGATTTTTCATTCATGTCCTTCCCCAATCTTGAATACCTCAACCTTGGCGTCAATAATCTCTTTGATGCCATTCCACCTCAGATCAGTTCCCTTTCGAAACTCAACAATCTCAATCTCTGTAACAATCGGTTTTTTGGGAGTATTCCACAAGAGATAGGGAACTTGAAGTCTCTTATGGACCTAGATTTGTCTGAGAATCAACTTAGTGGTTCAATCCCAGCATCTGTGGGTAATCTCACAAACCTTAACTACCTCTATCTCTACAAAAATAATCTTTCTGGTTCTATTCCTAAAAAGATAGGTAACTTAAAATCTCTTGCGAACCTTAATCTGAGTGAAAATCAGCTCAATGGTTCAATCCCAACATCTGTAGGAGATCTCACAAACCTTACCCTTCTCAGCCTCTTCGATAATAATCTTTCTGGTTCTATTCCTAAAGAGATAGGTAACTTGAAATCTCTTGTGTGGCTCTCCTTGTATAAGAATCCACTCAGTGGTTCAATCCCAACATCTATAGGTGATCTCACAAACCTTACCCTTCTCCATCTCTACAAAAACAATCTTTCTGGTTCTATTCCTAAAGAGATAGGTAACTTAAGATCTCTTACGGACCTTGACTTGAGTGAAAATCAGCTCAATGGTTTAATCCCATTATCCATAAGAGATCTCACAAACCTTACCTTTCTCAACCTCTTCAAAAATAATCTTTTTGGTTCTATTCCTAAAGAGATAGGTAACTTAAAATCTCTTGCGAACCTTGATCTGAGTGAAAATCAGCTCAATGGTTCAATCTCAACATCCATTGGAGATCTCACAAACCTTACCTTTCTCAATCTCTTTAAAAATAATCTTTCCGGTTCAGTTCCTGCTTCAATTGGTAACCTGACCAACTTGGAATCCTTATTGCTATGTGTGAACCAACTCTCTGGCCCCATCCCGCAAGAGATAGAGAACTTAAAGAATTTGACTGCTCTACTGTTGTATAATAACCATTTTTCTGGTTATTTACCCCATAGTATTTGCAGCGGTGGACTCCTCAGAAACTTTTCAATATCCAATAACCATTTGACTGGTCCAATCCCCAAAAGCTTGAAATTCTGCACGAGCTTATTCAGAGTTCGTCTTGATGGAAACAAGTTGACAGGAAATATGTCTGAAGACTTTGGGGTCTATCCAAATCTTTATTTTATGGATATGAGCCACAATAACTTATATGGGGAAATCTCACAAACTTGGGGACAATGCCCGCAATTAGAAACCCTACTAATTGCGGGAAACAACCTTACTGGTAGCATACCTCCTAATATTGTCAATGCACAAAAACTTCATGAGCTAGATCTTTCTTCAAATCGCTTAGTTGGGGCGATTCCGAAGGGATTCAGGAGAATGACTTCTTTGCTGAAGTTGATGTTAAATGGAAATCAACTTTCAGGCCCTATACCATTGGAATTTGGATCACTAATTGATCTTGAATATCTTGACTTGTCATCAAACAAATTCAACGAGTTAGTTCCTAGCAATCTAGGTGCCTTTCTCAAACTGCACCATTTGAATTTAAGCAACAACAACTTTTCTCAAGGAATTCCACCTGAATTGGGGAAGTTAGTTCAGTTGAACGAACTTGATTTAAGTTACAACTCACTCGAAGGTAGTATACCACCAGAAATCGCCAATATGGAGAGTTTGGAGACGCTTAATCTTTCCCACAACAATCTTTCGCGTTTCATACCATCAAGTATTGAAGGCATGCTCGGCTTATTGTATGTTGACATATCTTACAATGAATTGGAAGGTCCTCTTCCCAACAACAAAGCGTTTCAAGAAGCTCCCCCAGAAGCTGTACAAGGGAACAAAGGATTGTGTGGCAATATTACATCTTTGCAACCTTGTACTCATGGCTCAAGAAAGAACCACAAGTGGGTATTTGTAATCTCATTCACCCTTCTATCAGCAGTTTTCCTTCTTTGTGCTTTCTTTACAATTGTCTTCGTAgtggaaagaaagaagaagtatCGGGATAAAGGAGGAAAAAACATCCATGAAGAAGTATCATTTtcagttttgaattttgatggAATGTCAATGTATGAGGAAATCATAAGGGCGACCGAAAACTTTGATTCCATATATTGCATCGGGAGGGGAGGACATGGAAGCGTCTACAAAGCAAACTTGTCATCTACCGTCATAGTGGCTGTGAAGAAACTCCATCACTTGTGGGATGGCGAGAAGAACTTGGAGGAGGGATTCTTGAATGAAATAAGAGCACTGACAGAGGTTAGACACCGGAACATCGTGAAGCCTTATGGTTTTTGTTTGCACCAACGACACTCATTCTTGGTGTGCGAGTTTCTTGAAAGAGGTAGCTTGGCTAAAATTTTGAGCGAAGATGAAAAAGCTAAAGAAGTGGGATGGAGAAAAAGGGTGAATATTGTTAACGGTATAGCTAATGCCTTAGCATATATGCACCATGACGTTGTGCCACCAATTGTTCACCGGGATATATCAAGCAAGAACATTTTGCTGGATTTTGAATATGAGGCCTTGGTTTCAGACTTTGGCACTGCTAAGTTTCTGAATCGAGACTCAACTAATTGGACTGCCGTTGCAGGCACATATGGATATATTGCACCAG AGCTTGCATATACAATGGAAGTGAATGATAAATGCGATGTTTATAGCTTTGGAGTGGTCGCATTGGAAACAATTATGGGGAGGCATCCCGGAGattttttctcatcattctcAACAATGCCTTATTCATTCTCGTCATCATCATCTGCGTTACTAGTCCATCAAATGCCAATTATGGATGTTCTGGACCAACGCATTTTGCCTCCAACGCATCAAGAAGCAGGGGAAGTTCTCTCTCTTGTGAAAATTGTGTTTTCATGCTTGCATCCCAGTCCGCAATCTCGTCCAACAATGAAACAAGTTTCTCAACTCCTCTCAACTCAAAAGCTGCATTTGTCGAAGCCATTACGTATGATAACCTGCGGTGAATTGCTTACACTGGATCCTTTAACTGCATGA